A part of Paraliobacillus zengyii genomic DNA contains:
- a CDS encoding Stp1/IreP family PP2C-type Ser/Thr phosphatase, whose translation MKQYFITDQGKVREHNEDAGGIFRNAENQVLSVVADGMGGHKAGDVASQMVIHHFQQEWPKTTSLTTKEETEEWLTNSIKDINQKVYDHAQENKECAGMGTTVVAAIFSCDFVSIAHIGDSRCYLYHDQTLRQVTEDHSLVNELVRSGQISKEDAEFHPRKNVLMRALGTDKNAEPDVRSEEWKEKDRILICSDGLSNKVSDKEFNEYLQKDDSLDQIGKQLVNLANDRGGEDNITITLSEYETVREGDPSC comes from the coding sequence ATGAAGCAATATTTTATAACGGATCAAGGAAAAGTAAGAGAACATAATGAAGATGCAGGTGGTATATTTCGTAATGCAGAAAATCAAGTTTTAAGTGTTGTAGCAGACGGGATGGGAGGCCATAAGGCAGGTGATGTGGCTAGTCAAATGGTTATCCATCACTTTCAACAAGAATGGCCAAAAACCACTAGCTTAACAACGAAAGAGGAAACGGAAGAATGGTTGACAAACTCAATTAAAGATATTAATCAAAAAGTTTATGATCATGCACAGGAAAATAAAGAATGTGCTGGTATGGGCACAACGGTGGTGGCTGCAATATTTTCTTGTGATTTTGTTTCTATCGCGCATATTGGTGATAGCCGTTGTTATCTTTATCATGATCAAACACTTCGACAAGTAACAGAGGACCATTCACTCGTCAATGAACTTGTTCGATCTGGTCAAATTTCAAAAGAAGATGCTGAATTTCATCCTCGTAAAAATGTTTTGATGAGAGCATTGGGCACAGATAAAAATGCAGAACCAGATGTAAGATCAGAAGAATGGAAAGAAAAGGATCGTATACTGATTTGCTCAGATGGTTTATCTAATAAAGTCAGTGATAAAGAATTCAATGAATATTTGCAGAAGGATGATTCACTTGACCAAATTGGAAAACAATTAGTTAATCTAGCTAATGATCGCGGTGGAGAAGACAATATCACGATTACTTTATCTGAATATGAAACAGTAAGAGAAGGTGATCCATCGTGTTAG
- the rsmB gene encoding 16S rRNA (cytosine(967)-C(5))-methyltransferase RsmB, which produces MKKKNVRASSLDILLRIGDNGAFSHLLIDHTIKSNELSTLDQSLLTEIVYGTLQRKLTLDYFVTHFVKKPEKLASWVKWLLYLSFYQMHYLEKVPDHAIINEAVTIAKKRGHEGISSLVNGVLRSAQRSGFPSFDKISDDVERLSLETSHPLWLVKRWVKTYGITKTELICHANLHTKPMTVRVQPLKITRDDAMKVLEDEGYEVEASLFSEQGIVVVKGNVLKSDLFSKNSLSIQDQSSMLVAEMLQLEENQIVLDACSAPGGKTTHIAEKLKNTGQIFAYDLLEKKADLVAKKAGILGLTNIETKGADARNLDVYHNPNTFDRILVDAPCSGLGVIRGKPDIKYNKSEADINKLATIQMSLLENVAQLLKNDGKLLYSTCTVDKEENEKVVEAFLLANTDFEIDKSFFETLPTFIQNAPGLSDLGLQIFPDDYQTDGFFLTRLQKK; this is translated from the coding sequence ATGAAGAAAAAAAATGTACGCGCAAGTTCATTAGATATATTATTACGGATAGGTGATAATGGTGCTTTCAGTCATTTATTAATTGATCATACGATCAAGTCAAATGAGTTATCTACATTAGATCAATCATTATTAACAGAGATAGTTTATGGTACCCTGCAACGAAAACTAACATTGGATTATTTCGTAACCCATTTTGTGAAAAAACCCGAAAAATTAGCGTCATGGGTAAAATGGTTGCTTTATCTATCCTTCTATCAAATGCATTATTTAGAAAAAGTTCCGGATCATGCGATTATTAACGAGGCTGTTACGATTGCTAAAAAAAGGGGACATGAAGGTATTTCTTCATTAGTTAATGGCGTATTACGGAGTGCGCAGCGAAGCGGTTTTCCTTCATTTGATAAGATTTCAGATGATGTGGAGCGTCTCAGTTTAGAAACAAGTCATCCATTGTGGTTGGTAAAACGCTGGGTGAAAACCTATGGTATAACTAAGACAGAATTGATTTGTCATGCTAACTTACATACAAAACCGATGACTGTTCGTGTACAACCATTAAAAATAACACGAGATGATGCAATGAAAGTACTGGAAGATGAGGGCTATGAGGTAGAAGCATCTCTTTTCTCAGAACAAGGAATTGTTGTTGTCAAAGGTAATGTATTAAAAAGTGACTTATTTAGTAAAAATAGTTTGTCAATTCAAGATCAAAGTTCGATGCTAGTAGCGGAAATGTTACAATTAGAAGAGAATCAAATTGTCTTAGATGCTTGTAGTGCTCCAGGTGGAAAGACAACACATATAGCTGAAAAACTAAAGAATACAGGTCAAATTTTCGCCTATGATTTGCTTGAGAAGAAAGCAGACCTTGTTGCAAAAAAAGCAGGTATATTGGGCTTAACCAATATTGAGACAAAGGGAGCTGATGCGAGAAACTTAGATGTCTATCATAATCCGAATACATTTGATCGCATATTAGTGGATGCACCTTGCTCAGGTTTAGGAGTTATTAGAGGGAAGCCAGATATTAAATACAATAAAAGTGAAGCAGATATTAATAAATTAGCAACCATTCAGATGTCATTATTAGAAAATGTTGCACAATTATTAAAAAATGATGGTAAACTTTTATATAGTACATGTACAGTTGATAAGGAAGAGAATGAAAAAGTAGTAGAAGCCTTTTTACTAGCTAATACGGACTTTGAAATAGATAAGTCTTTTTTCGAAACATTACCGACATTCATCCAAAATGCGCCTGGTTTATCTGATCTAGGGTTACAAATATTCCCGGATGATTATCAAACGGATGGTTTTTTCTTAACTCGCTTGCAAAAGAAATGA